A section of the Apodemus sylvaticus chromosome 10, mApoSyl1.1, whole genome shotgun sequence genome encodes:
- the Pnpo gene encoding pyridoxine-5'-phosphate oxidase isoform X2 encodes MTCGLLSVTVTFRSPAKWTGYLRHLCCRGAVMDLGPMRKSYRGDQEAFEETHLTSLDPMKQFASWFEEAAQCPDIGEANAMCLATCTRDGKPSARMLLLKGFGKDGFRFFTNYESRKGKELDSNPFASLVFYWEPLNRQVRVEGPVKKLPEKEAENYFHSRPKSSQIGAVYLRKKNEELEQLYQDQEVPKPEYWGGYILCPQVMEFWQGQTNRLHDRIVFRRGLATGDSPLGPMTHHGEEDWVYERLAP; translated from the exons ATGACGTGCGGGCTGCTGAGCGTCACTGTGACGTTTAGGAGTCCTGCGAAGTGGACGGGCTACCTCCGTCACCTGTGCTGTCGGGGTGCTGTCATGGACCTGGGACCGATGCGCAAGAGCTACCGCGGGGACCAAGAG GCATTTGAGGAGACTCATCTGACCTCTCTGGATCCCATGAAGCAGTTTGCTTCCTGGTTCGAGGAAGCTGCTCAATGCCCGGACATAGGAGAGGCCAATGCTATGTGCCTGGCTACCTGCACCAG AGATGGAAAACCCTCTGCCCGCATGCTGCTGCTGAAGGGCTTTGGCAAGGATGGCTTCCGCTTCTTCACTAACTACGAGAGTCGGAAGGGAAAAGAGCTG gACTCTAACCCCTTTGCCTCTCTCGTGTTCTACTGGGAGCCCCTGAACCGTCAG GTTCGTGTGGAAGGCCCTGTGAAGAAGCTACCGGAGAAGGAGGCTGAGAACTACTTCCATTCCCGCCCCAAGAGCAGCCAGATCGGGGCTGTG tacctaagaaagaaaaatgaggaacTGGAGCAGCTCTACCAGGACCAAGAGGTACCCAAGCCAGAATACTG GGGCGGCTACATCCTGTGCCCCCAAGTGATGGAGTTCTGGCAAGGCCAAACCAACCGCCTGCATGACCGTATTGTCTTCCGTCGAGGCCTGGCAACAGGAGACTCCCCTCTGGGACCCATGACCCACCACGGGGAGGAAGACTGGGTGTATGAGAGACTGGCACCTTGA
- the Pnpo gene encoding pyridoxine-5'-phosphate oxidase isoform X1: MTCGLLSVTVTFRSPAKWTGYLRHLCCRGAVMDLGPMRKSYRGDQEAFEETHLTSLDPMKQFASWFEEAAQCPDIGEANAMCLATCTRDGKPSARMLLLKGFGKDGFRFFTNYESRKGKELDSNPFASLVFYWEPLNRQVRVEGPVKKLPEKEAENYFHSRPKSSQIGAVVSRQSSVIPGREYLRKKNEELEQLYQDQEVPKPEYWGGYILCPQVMEFWQGQTNRLHDRIVFRRGLATGDSPLGPMTHHGEEDWVYERLAP, translated from the exons ATGACGTGCGGGCTGCTGAGCGTCACTGTGACGTTTAGGAGTCCTGCGAAGTGGACGGGCTACCTCCGTCACCTGTGCTGTCGGGGTGCTGTCATGGACCTGGGACCGATGCGCAAGAGCTACCGCGGGGACCAAGAG GCATTTGAGGAGACTCATCTGACCTCTCTGGATCCCATGAAGCAGTTTGCTTCCTGGTTCGAGGAAGCTGCTCAATGCCCGGACATAGGAGAGGCCAATGCTATGTGCCTGGCTACCTGCACCAG AGATGGAAAACCCTCTGCCCGCATGCTGCTGCTGAAGGGCTTTGGCAAGGATGGCTTCCGCTTCTTCACTAACTACGAGAGTCGGAAGGGAAAAGAGCTG gACTCTAACCCCTTTGCCTCTCTCGTGTTCTACTGGGAGCCCCTGAACCGTCAG GTTCGTGTGGAAGGCCCTGTGAAGAAGCTACCGGAGAAGGAGGCTGAGAACTACTTCCATTCCCGCCCCAAGAGCAGCCAGATCGGGGCTGTGGTCAGTCGCCAGAGTTCTGTGATCCCTGGTCGGGAG tacctaagaaagaaaaatgaggaacTGGAGCAGCTCTACCAGGACCAAGAGGTACCCAAGCCAGAATACTG GGGCGGCTACATCCTGTGCCCCCAAGTGATGGAGTTCTGGCAAGGCCAAACCAACCGCCTGCATGACCGTATTGTCTTCCGTCGAGGCCTGGCAACAGGAGACTCCCCTCTGGGACCCATGACCCACCACGGGGAGGAAGACTGGGTGTATGAGAGACTGGCACCTTGA